A part of Brassica rapa cultivar Chiifu-401-42 chromosome A05, CAAS_Brap_v3.01, whole genome shotgun sequence genomic DNA contains:
- the LOC103870017 gene encoding uncharacterized protein LOC103870017 has product MASVQYGLDQGMETFNDELMIMSFLEEESPAENHISVTEEEEEKLNRVIRSLEVEINMSSPTIESQKTDLQEITKPGLEDDFGWLNDFDIGLVSSENDDEMMKWCTELSYMDGVDSSVLEIEGSDYYSHINYGLTFEEPSLSLWQENNNDVVMY; this is encoded by the coding sequence atgGCGTCTGTTCAATATGGTTTGGATCAAGGCATGGAGACTTTCAACGATGAGCTTATGATCATGTCGTTCTTAGAAGAAGAATCGCCAGCTGAAAATCATATCAGCGTTaccgaagaggaagaagagaaactAAACCGTGTGATTAGATCGTTAGAAGTGGAGATCAACATGAGTTCTCCGACCATAGAATCTCAAAAAACGGATCTGCAAGAGATCACAAAACCCGGTCTCGAAGATGATTTTGGGTGGCTTAACGACTTTGATATTGGCCTGGTTTCGTCGGAAAATGATGATGAGATGATGAAATGGTGTACGGAACTTTCGTACATGGATGGTGTGGATAGTAGTGTTCTTGAGATTGAAGGTAGTGATTATTATTCTCATATTAACTACGGACTTACATTTGAGGAACCAAGTCTTTCTCTGTGGCAAGAGAATAATAATGATGTAGTTATGTATTGA
- the LOC103870018 gene encoding geranylgeranyl pyrophosphate synthase 9, chloroplastic-like codes for MATVHLSSSSLFIQFKGRRYNSISSVKSLQIRNVLSISSSLTSRGGGMITPHGKGNDHNPTFDFKSYMILKAESVNAALDVCVPLMKPLTIQEAVRYSLLAGGKRVRPLLCIAACELVGGDEATAMSAACAVEMIHTSSLIHDDLPCMDNADLRRGKPTNHKLFGEDMAVLAGDALLALGFENMTVVTSGLVAPDRMVRAVIELAKAIGTKGLVAGQVVDLRSERISPEVAGLERLEFIHLHKTAALLEAAAVLGVIMGGGTEEEIERLRKYARCIGLLFQVVDDILDVTKSTEELGKSAGKDVMAGKLTYPRLIGLEKSRELAETLSREAKEQLQGFDSNKAAPLVALASYIASRHN; via the exons ATGGCGACTGTTCATCTCAGCTCATCATCCCTCTTCATACAATTCAAAGGAAGAAGATACAACTCTATATCCTCCGTCAAGAGTCTCCAAATACGCAACGTTTTGtctatctcatcttctctcACGTCACGAGGTGGAGGCATGATTACACCACACGGTAAAGGCAATGATCACAACCCCACCTTTGACTTCAAGTCATATATGATCCTTAAAGCGGAATCTGTGAACGCTGCTCTAGACGTTTGCGTACCGCTTATGAAACCCCTCACGATCCAAGAGGCGGTGCGGTACTCATTGCTGGCTGGTGGAAAACGTGTGAGGCCTCTTCTATGTATTGCTGCCTGCGAGCTCGTGGGTGGCGACGAGGCTACTGCCATGTCGGCAGCTTGTGCGGTGGAGATGATACACACTAGCTCTCTGATTCATGATGACCTTCCCTGCATGGATAATGCTGATCTCCGCAGAGGCAAGCCAACCAACCACAAG TTATTTGGAGAAGACATGGCGGTTTTGGCGGGTGATGCACTTCTTGCTTTGGGTTTTGAAAACATGACGGTTGTGACAAGTGGTTTGGTCGCTCCTGATAGGATGGTTCGCGCGGTAATTGAGCTGGCAAAGGCCATAGGGACAAAAGGGCTTGTGGCTGGGCAAGTGGTTGACCTACGCAGCGAGAGAATAAGTCCTGAAGTCGCTGGACTGGAGCGTCTAGAGTTCATCCACCTTCACAAAACAGCTGCATTGTTGGAGGCAGCTGCGGTTTTAGGGGTTATAATGGGAGGCGGAACGGAGGAAGAGATCGAGAGGCTTAGAAAGTATGCGAGATGTATTGGGCTGTTGTTCCAAGTGGTTGATGATATTCTTGACGTAACAAAATCTACCGAGGAATTGGGTAAAAGCGCCGGGAAAGACGTCATGGCTGGGAAACTGACGTATCCTAGGTTGATTGGTTTGGAGAAATCTAGGGAACTTGCGGAGACATTGAGCAGAGAAGCAAAGGAACAGCTTCAAGGGTTTGATTCGAATAAGGCGGCACCACTGGTGGCTCTGGCTAGCTACATTGCTAGCAGACACAACTGA